A stretch of the Desulfobacter sp. genome encodes the following:
- the urtD gene encoding urea ABC transporter ATP-binding protein UrtD, translating to MPLKDFVLSVEGLTVSFDGFKAVNDASLYVEQGALHVVIGPNGAGKTTLLDLICGKTRPTAGKINFMGHDLTHMAEQEIVKKGVGRKFQTPSIYPSLTVFENLEISFPRGRSVFGALRFKRDQEVIDRVNDIAEMIFLKDKLDTPGELLSHGQKQWLEIGMLLIADPELLLLDEPVAGMSVDERRQTDLLLEKISKERSVLIIEHDMNFVREIAHRVTVLHQGSVLAEGSMESIEKNKKVIEVYLGH from the coding sequence ATGCCATTAAAAGATTTTGTACTTTCAGTTGAGGGTCTTACGGTTTCCTTTGACGGTTTTAAAGCCGTGAATGATGCTTCCTTGTACGTTGAACAAGGCGCCTTACATGTGGTGATCGGTCCCAATGGGGCCGGAAAAACCACCCTGCTTGATTTGATCTGCGGAAAAACCCGCCCCACGGCCGGGAAAATTAATTTTATGGGCCATGATCTCACCCATATGGCCGAACAGGAGATCGTGAAAAAAGGGGTGGGACGTAAATTTCAAACCCCTTCAATCTATCCTTCTTTAACCGTTTTTGAAAATCTGGAGATTTCATTTCCCCGGGGCAGGAGTGTGTTTGGGGCCTTAAGGTTTAAGCGGGATCAAGAGGTGATTGACCGGGTGAATGATATTGCCGAGATGATTTTTTTAAAAGATAAGCTGGACACCCCCGGAGAATTGCTCAGCCATGGACAAAAGCAATGGTTGGAAATCGGCATGCTCTTAATTGCCGATCCAGAACTTCTGCTGTTAGATGAACCGGTTGCAGGGATGAGTGTGGATGAGCGAAGGCAGACAGACTTGCTTTTGGAAAAAATTTCCAAGGAAAGATCCGTGCTTATTATTGAACATGATATGAATTTTGTGAGGGAAATTGCCCACAGGGTCACGGTCCTGCACCAGGGATCTGTACTTGCCGAAGGATCAATGGAAAGTATTGAAAAAAATAAAAAAGTGATTGAGGTATATCTGGGCCATTAA
- the urtB gene encoding urea ABC transporter permease subunit UrtB, translated as MQGFAGISLFSVFLLMALGLAIIFGQMKVINMAHGEFLTAGSYTTVLLSDLVTKYFPAALSYYFFIAIVMAFIVAFLLGYILEKYIVSFLYERPLDTLLATWGISMVLQQSFRLIFGAREDSATMPDWLMGSWSPTETISIPINGMFLLFMSVLMTFIVIMLMYRSRWGLRVRATVQNRDMANAVGINSKKVDRWTFAMGCGLAGVAGAAFTTIGSVSPSAGSLYIVDTFIVVVFGGAGSILGTILSSFGIAQSQSIMEFFLTGVLAKVFVLLSIVGILMLRPQGLLANKIRQ; from the coding sequence ATGCAGGGATTTGCAGGGATCAGTTTGTTTTCTGTGTTTTTGCTGATGGCATTGGGGCTTGCGATTATTTTCGGGCAGATGAAGGTGATCAATATGGCCCATGGGGAATTCCTCACGGCCGGTTCCTATACAACGGTATTGCTCTCTGATCTGGTTACCAAATATTTTCCTGCGGCCCTGTCGTATTATTTTTTTATTGCCATTGTCATGGCCTTTATTGTGGCTTTTTTGCTCGGTTATATCCTGGAAAAGTATATTGTTTCTTTTCTCTATGAGCGTCCTTTGGATACCCTGCTTGCCACATGGGGGATTAGCATGGTTCTCCAGCAGTCTTTTCGTTTGATTTTTGGTGCACGTGAGGACTCTGCCACCATGCCGGATTGGCTTATGGGATCCTGGTCCCCGACTGAAACCATATCCATTCCCATAAATGGTATGTTTTTATTGTTCATGTCCGTTTTGATGACCTTTATTGTCATCATGCTCATGTATCGATCCCGTTGGGGGTTGAGGGTTCGGGCAACCGTTCAGAACCGGGATATGGCAAATGCCGTGGGGATCAACTCTAAAAAAGTGGATCGCTGGACCTTTGCCATGGGCTGTGGCCTGGCCGGTGTTGCTGGGGCTGCCTTTACAACCATTGGCTCGGTCTCTCCTTCAGCCGGGTCTCTTTATATTGTGGATACCTTTATCGTTGTGGTTTTCGGTGGGGCCGGAAGTATCCTTGGCACCATACTCTCATCCTTTGGCATTGCCCAGTCCCAGTCCATCATGGAATTTTTTCTCACGGGTGTTCTGGCCAAAGTATTTGTCCTATTGAGCATTGTCGGCATTTTGATGCTGCGTCCCCAGGGGCTGCTGGCAAATAAGATCCGCCAATAA
- a CDS encoding IS256 family transposase: MTEENTEFDFQKALKGIQEGKPFTGKGGVLTSLIKNLAEAALEGELESHLGQEVSANRRNGKSKKTIKSLDGKFELETPRDRAGTFSPQIVKKHQTTLSDEIERKIIALYGLGMSYNDMASHLQEIYGLEISNATLSTITDKIIHTVKEWQARPLENVYPIIWLDAIHYKVRENGKVGSKAVYTILGVNIEGRKEVLGLYISENEGANFWLQVLTDLSNRGVKDILIACVDGLKGFPEAIETIFPDTEVQLCVVHQIRNSLKYVGSKNKKEFMADLKRVYKAVNKDLAEEELDILENKWNDKYPIVIKSWRNNWERLSHFFKYPEEIRRIIYTTNTIEAVHRQFRKLTKTKGSFPNQDSLLKLLYMGIQNASKKWTMPIQNWSLTISQLAIFFEGRLDKELGI; encoded by the coding sequence ATGACCGAAGAAAACACCGAATTTGATTTTCAAAAAGCCCTTAAAGGCATCCAGGAAGGTAAACCCTTCACAGGTAAGGGCGGCGTCCTTACATCATTAATCAAAAATCTTGCTGAAGCTGCTCTTGAAGGAGAGTTGGAGTCCCATCTCGGGCAGGAAGTTTCTGCCAACCGCCGTAATGGAAAAAGCAAAAAGACCATTAAATCCCTGGATGGTAAATTTGAGCTGGAAACCCCGCGTGACAGGGCCGGAACCTTCTCTCCACAGATCGTCAAAAAACATCAGACAACGCTCAGCGATGAAATTGAAAGAAAGATAATAGCCCTTTACGGCCTGGGCATGAGTTATAATGATATGGCTTCCCATTTACAGGAAATCTATGGACTTGAGATTTCAAATGCCACTCTGAGCACCATTACCGATAAAATCATCCATACCGTCAAAGAATGGCAGGCCAGGCCGTTGGAAAATGTGTACCCAATCATATGGCTTGATGCCATACATTATAAAGTACGAGAAAACGGAAAGGTCGGCAGCAAAGCCGTTTACACAATTCTTGGGGTGAATATCGAGGGCCGCAAAGAGGTTCTTGGGCTGTACATATCCGAGAATGAGGGTGCGAACTTCTGGCTGCAGGTGTTAACAGACCTTTCAAACCGAGGGGTAAAAGATATCCTGATTGCCTGTGTTGATGGTCTAAAAGGTTTTCCCGAGGCCATTGAGACCATATTCCCGGACACAGAAGTTCAACTCTGCGTAGTCCACCAGATCCGAAATTCATTGAAATACGTTGGTTCCAAAAATAAAAAGGAATTTATGGCAGATCTAAAACGTGTTTATAAAGCGGTCAATAAGGATCTGGCCGAAGAAGAACTGGATATCTTGGAAAATAAATGGAATGACAAATACCCGATTGTGATAAAATCCTGGCGGAACAACTGGGAACGCCTCAGTCATTTCTTTAAATATCCAGAAGAGATTCGACGGATAATATACACCACAAATACCATTGAGGCTGTGCATCGACAGTTTCGAAAACTGACCAAAACAAAGGGATCATTCCCGAACCAGGACAGCCTGTTAAAGCTGCTTTACATGGGGATCCAGAACGCCAGTAAAAAATGGACAATGCCGATTCAAAATTGGTCACTGACAATTTCCCAGTTGGCAATTTTCTTTGAAGGCCGGCTGGATAAAGAGCTGGGAATTTGA
- the urtE gene encoding urea ABC transporter ATP-binding subunit UrtE produces MLFICNNLTGHYWLRVKDLHSAYGQSEIIHGVSFEANSGEIIAIMGRNGMGKTTLMKTLIGINPIKSGAIEVDGIDVTQLPTHLRVKNGVAYVPQGRQIFSSLTVEENIFTGLEYTFDKKRELLSEVYNMFPVLFEMKKRKSGNLSGGQQQQLAIARALVSEPRVLILDEPTEGIQPSIIKDMARMLNEIKLMGELTIVVSEQVLSFTVDIADRMYVIESGRFIHEDVRGAIDEQKMVHQKIAYLD; encoded by the coding sequence ATGCTTTTTATATGCAACAACCTAACCGGACACTACTGGCTTAGAGTAAAAGATCTGCACAGCGCTTATGGCCAGAGCGAAATTATCCATGGGGTGAGTTTTGAGGCCAATTCAGGAGAGATCATCGCCATCATGGGGAGAAACGGGATGGGTAAGACCACCTTGATGAAAACCCTGATTGGTATCAATCCCATTAAATCGGGTGCCATTGAAGTGGACGGTATCGATGTGACCCAACTTCCCACCCATTTACGGGTCAAAAACGGGGTGGCCTATGTGCCCCAGGGCAGGCAGATTTTTTCATCTTTGACCGTGGAGGAAAATATTTTTACAGGTCTTGAGTACACCTTTGATAAAAAAAGGGAGCTGCTCAGCGAGGTCTATAATATGTTCCCGGTGTTGTTTGAAATGAAAAAACGAAAGAGCGGAAACCTTTCCGGTGGCCAGCAACAGCAGTTGGCCATAGCAAGAGCCTTGGTGTCCGAACCCAGGGTCTTGATTCTTGACGAGCCCACAGAGGGGATTCAGCCTTCCATTATTAAAGATATGGCCCGAATGCTCAATGAGATTAAATTAATGGGCGAATTGACCATTGTGGTATCCGAACAGGTGTTGAGTTTTACCGTTGATATTGCCGATCGCATGTATGTGATTGAGTCGGGCCGGTTTATCCACGAAGATGTCCGGGGGGCAATTGATGAACAAAAAATGGTTCATCAGAAAATCGCGTACCTGGACTGA
- a CDS encoding IS4 family transposase produces MTHISVPKKQLRSLNFDNFRCPLIKSLSKAPELQSRGDRPLKMTFEDQINALVYFHLQEHKSARHLIQDLKENVFAKENIAPDGGISRSSFCEAINHRGLEQLQFIFEDLYKQALECHPGEHAELGELVSIDGSLINAVLSMHWANYRKGSKKAKVHCGFDINHGIPNKIFLTEGNGAERTFVPKILSKGQTGVMDRGYQSHKEFDLLQEQGKHFVCRIKTRTTRTIIDNHETPSDSYIFYDALVKLGTPNQNQTKRPVRVVGYKIAGVKYYVATDRHDLTAEQIATIYKLRWTIEDFFKWWKEHLKVYHLIARSEYGLMVQILGGLITYLLLAIHCQKQFNEKVTIKRVRQLRTAILNDLFGCEEQGSHSSNRDNIIKDQKIIEQAKT; encoded by the coding sequence ATGACGCACATCTCAGTCCCTAAAAAACAACTACGGTCCCTGAACTTTGACAATTTCAGGTGCCCTCTGATAAAGTCACTTTCAAAAGCACCGGAATTACAATCTCGAGGAGACCGCCCTTTAAAAATGACATTCGAAGACCAGATAAATGCTTTGGTTTATTTCCATCTTCAGGAGCACAAGTCTGCCCGACATTTAATTCAGGATCTCAAGGAGAATGTTTTTGCTAAAGAAAATATTGCGCCAGACGGTGGTATCAGCCGTAGTAGTTTCTGTGAAGCCATCAATCACAGGGGACTCGAACAACTGCAATTTATCTTTGAGGATCTTTATAAACAGGCTCTTGAGTGTCATCCGGGTGAACACGCCGAGTTAGGAGAGTTGGTTTCCATTGACGGTAGTCTCATAAATGCAGTCCTTTCAATGCACTGGGCGAACTACAGAAAAGGAAGTAAAAAAGCCAAAGTACATTGCGGATTTGACATTAATCACGGAATCCCAAACAAAATCTTTTTGACTGAAGGCAACGGCGCTGAACGCACTTTTGTTCCCAAAATACTTTCCAAGGGGCAAACAGGTGTTATGGATCGTGGATATCAATCCCATAAAGAATTTGACCTGCTTCAGGAGCAAGGCAAACATTTTGTCTGCCGTATAAAAACCAGGACAACAAGAACAATTATTGATAACCACGAGACCCCTTCCGACAGCTACATTTTTTATGATGCACTGGTTAAACTTGGTACTCCGAATCAAAACCAGACGAAAAGGCCTGTTCGGGTTGTTGGCTATAAAATTGCTGGCGTCAAATACTATGTGGCAACTGACAGGCATGATTTAACAGCGGAACAAATAGCAACAATTTATAAACTCCGGTGGACCATTGAGGATTTTTTCAAATGGTGGAAAGAACATCTGAAGGTATATCATCTCATTGCCCGCAGTGAATACGGCCTTATGGTTCAGATTCTTGGCGGCCTTATTACTTACCTGTTACTGGCAATCCATTGCCAAAAACAGTTTAATGAAAAGGTCACGATCAAAAGAGTTCGGCAGCTGCGAACCGCCATTCTAAATGACCTGTTTGGCTGCGAGGAGCAGGGCTCTCATAGTTCAAACAGGGACAATATTATCAAAGATCAAAAAATTATTGAGCAAGCAAAAACCTAA
- a CDS encoding IS4 family transposase, producing the protein MTHISVPKKQLRSLNFDNFRCPLIKSLSKAPELQSRGDRPLKMTFEDQINALVYFHLQEHKSARHLIQDLKENVFAKENIAPDGGISRSSFCEAINHRGLEQLQFIFEDLYKQALECHPGEHAELGELVSIDGSLINAVLSMHWANYRKGSKKAKVHCGFDINHGIPNKIFLTEGNGAERTFVPKILSKGQTGVMDRGYQSHKEFDLLQEQGKHFVCRIKTRTTRTIIDNHETPSDSYIFYDALVKLGTPNQNQTKRPVRVVGYKIAGVKYYVATDRHDLTAEQIATIYKLRWTIEDFFKWWKEHLKVYHLIARSEYGLMVQILGGLITYLLLAIHCQKQFNEKVTIKRVRQLRTAILNDLFGCEEQGSHSSNRDNIVKDQKIIEQAKT; encoded by the coding sequence ATGACGCACATCTCAGTCCCTAAAAAACAACTACGGTCCCTGAACTTTGACAATTTCAGGTGCCCTCTGATAAAGTCACTTTCAAAAGCACCGGAATTACAATCTCGAGGAGACCGCCCTTTAAAAATGACATTCGAAGACCAGATAAATGCTTTGGTTTATTTCCATCTTCAGGAGCACAAGTCTGCCCGACATTTAATTCAGGATCTCAAGGAGAATGTTTTTGCTAAAGAAAATATTGCGCCAGACGGTGGTATCAGCCGTAGTAGTTTCTGTGAAGCCATCAATCACAGGGGACTCGAACAACTGCAATTTATCTTTGAGGATCTTTATAAACAGGCTCTTGAGTGTCATCCGGGTGAACACGCCGAGTTAGGAGAGTTGGTTTCCATTGACGGTAGTCTCATAAATGCAGTCCTTTCAATGCACTGGGCGAACTACAGAAAAGGAAGTAAAAAAGCCAAAGTACATTGCGGATTTGACATTAATCACGGAATCCCAAACAAAATCTTTTTGACTGAAGGCAACGGCGCTGAACGCACTTTTGTTCCCAAAATACTTTCCAAGGGGCAAACAGGTGTTATGGATCGTGGATATCAATCCCATAAAGAATTTGACCTGCTTCAGGAGCAAGGCAAACATTTTGTCTGCCGTATAAAAACCAGGACAACAAGAACAATTATTGATAACCACGAGACCCCTTCCGACAGCTACATTTTTTATGATGCACTGGTTAAACTTGGTACTCCGAATCAAAACCAGACGAAAAGGCCTGTTCGGGTTGTTGGCTATAAAATTGCTGGCGTCAAATACTATGTGGCAACTGACAGGCATGATTTAACAGCGGAACAAATAGCAACAATTTATAAACTCCGGTGGACCATTGAGGATTTTTTCAAATGGTGGAAAGAACATCTGAAGGTATATCATCTCATTGCCCGCAGTGAATACGGCCTTATGGTTCAGATTCTTGGCGGCCTTATCACTTACCTGTTACTGGCAATCCATTGCCAAAAACAGTTTAATGAAAAGGTCACGATCAAAAGAGTTCGGCAGCTGCGAACCGCCATTCTAAATGACCTGTTTGGCTGCGAGGAGCAGGGCTCTCATAGTTCAAACAGGGACAATATTGTCAAAGATCAAAAAATTATTGAGCAAGCAAAAACCTAA
- the urtC gene encoding urea ABC transporter permease subunit UrtC: MNTLLNNKITGNKSETVSFLILALILIILFPLVFDIFRLNLVSKYLSLSFAALGLVLCWGYGGILSLGQGVFWGLGGYAMAAFLKLEAAANIAKEAGSDQLKALTTVGMPDFMDWNQITELPYIWYPFKSFPLTLVMVLVLPGIVSYIIGVAMFKRRVSGVYFAIITQAFCWIMEILFVTRQGWTGGIKGITDLRTCMGWDIRTVSAQYILYFVTVFLVMAMILLGKYILNSKLGRLLVATRDMENRVRFSGYDVADFKIFIFCLSAVISAVGGAMFVLNVGFMSPKLVTIEPSIYMVIFCAFGGRLSLVGSIYGTLLVCFGRTFFSELFPELWMFLMGTAFILITMVFPRGVAGIVEDYTSRLKDFLKKYAPGSKQKTALSKLDDTELALEPVYVEFENPKGAK, encoded by the coding sequence ATGAATACTTTATTAAATAATAAAATTACCGGCAACAAGAGCGAGACCGTCTCTTTTCTCATCCTGGCCTTAATTTTGATTATTCTTTTTCCCCTGGTGTTTGATATTTTCAGGTTAAACCTGGTGTCCAAATATTTGAGTTTGTCCTTTGCCGCCCTGGGGCTGGTTTTGTGCTGGGGATACGGCGGAATCCTGAGTTTGGGCCAGGGGGTGTTCTGGGGACTTGGGGGCTATGCCATGGCCGCCTTTCTCAAGCTGGAAGCGGCGGCAAATATTGCCAAGGAAGCAGGTTCGGACCAGTTAAAAGCCCTTACCACAGTAGGAATGCCTGATTTTATGGACTGGAACCAGATTACTGAACTTCCCTATATCTGGTATCCGTTTAAGAGTTTTCCCCTCACCTTGGTGATGGTCCTGGTTCTGCCGGGAATCGTTTCCTACATCATTGGTGTGGCCATGTTTAAAAGACGGGTCAGTGGTGTCTATTTTGCCATCATTACCCAGGCATTTTGCTGGATCATGGAGATTCTTTTTGTGACCCGCCAGGGATGGACCGGTGGAATCAAGGGCATTACGGATTTAAGAACCTGTATGGGATGGGATATCCGTACGGTATCGGCCCAGTATATCCTTTATTTTGTAACGGTTTTTTTGGTGATGGCCATGATTTTACTTGGTAAGTATATCTTAAACTCCAAGCTTGGCAGGCTTTTGGTGGCCACCCGGGATATGGAAAATCGTGTTCGGTTTTCCGGATATGATGTGGCGGATTTCAAGATTTTTATCTTTTGTCTTTCCGCGGTGATCTCTGCTGTGGGCGGGGCCATGTTTGTCTTGAACGTCGGGTTTATGTCGCCCAAATTGGTGACCATTGAACCCTCAATTTATATGGTGATCTTCTGCGCATTTGGCGGACGGCTTTCATTGGTGGGGTCCATATACGGCACCTTGCTGGTATGCTTTGGCCGGACTTTTTTTTCAGAGTTATTCCCCGAATTATGGATGTTTTTGATGGGTACGGCCTTTATTTTGATCACTATGGTATTTCCCCGGGGGGTGGCAGGGATTGTTGAAGATTACACGTCAAGACTCAAGGATTTTTTAAAAAAATATGCCCCTGGATCCAAACAAAAAACGGCATTATCGAAATTGGATGACACTGAACTTGCCCTAGAACCGGTTTATGTGGAATTTGAAAATCCCAAAGGAGCTAAATAA